The Halomicronema hongdechloris C2206 genome includes a window with the following:
- a CDS encoding glycosyltransferase — protein sequence MFPPDQSLDQSPDQATSATTIEVSVVVPVYNGEQDLPQLLAGLRSQTYPRERVEYLLVDNGSCDRTPELLQTACEQAQPQGLTLRSLRYDTIQSSYAARNAGIRATRGAIVAFTDADCAPDPEWLTHLISPFSEATVGLVVGEIQAQPSTTLLEHYADHQGILSQTNTLAHPFCPYGQTANLAIRRLALEKVGLFRPHLTTGGDADMCWRLQQQGGWQLRFAEQAVIRHRHRQTLAELRRQWQRYGRSNRFLHELYGVQLMRPLYPKETRYRLLRWVGKELPQGLFKWLTGRGSAIDLIVTPLDLICANARTQGQQHSALPPRGPKPLHGSMRNWDVTF from the coding sequence ATGTTTCCCCCAGACCAGAGCCTAGACCAGAGCCCAGACCAGGCTACCTCGGCGACGACTATCGAGGTCTCGGTTGTTGTCCCGGTTTACAACGGCGAGCAGGATCTACCACAGTTGCTGGCGGGGTTGCGATCGCAAACCTATCCCCGAGAGCGGGTGGAATATCTCTTAGTGGACAATGGCAGTTGCGATCGCACCCCTGAACTGCTGCAAACAGCCTGCGAGCAAGCTCAGCCGCAGGGGCTCACCCTAAGATCCCTGCGCTACGACACCATTCAGAGCTCCTATGCTGCCCGCAATGCCGGTATTCGGGCTACCCGCGGCGCGATTGTGGCCTTCACCGACGCCGATTGCGCCCCTGACCCAGAGTGGCTCACCCACCTAATATCCCCCTTTTCAGAGGCCACCGTCGGCCTCGTGGTGGGAGAAATTCAGGCCCAACCCAGCACCACCCTGCTGGAACACTACGCCGACCATCAAGGCATTTTGTCCCAGACAAATACCCTGGCCCATCCCTTCTGTCCCTACGGTCAGACCGCCAACCTAGCTATCCGTCGCCTGGCCCTGGAGAAAGTCGGCCTCTTTCGTCCCCACCTCACCACCGGCGGCGATGCCGATATGTGTTGGCGGCTGCAACAACAAGGGGGATGGCAGCTGCGATTCGCTGAGCAGGCAGTGATCCGACACCGTCATCGTCAGACCCTGGCCGAGCTGCGGCGGCAATGGCAGCGCTATGGCCGCTCCAACCGCTTTTTGCACGAGCTTTACGGCGTCCAGTTAATGCGCCCCCTTTATCCCAAAGAGACCCGCTATCGGCTGCTGCGTTGGGTGGGCAAAGAACTGCCCCAGGGCCTATTCAAATGGTTGACTGGCCGCGGCTCAGCCATCGACCTGATCGTTACTCCCCTGGATCTAATCTGCGCCAACGCTCGCACTCAGGGGCAGCAACACTCGGCCTTACCCCCCAGAGGCCCCAAACCATTGCATGGCTCCATGAGGAACTGGGATGTAACATTTTAA
- a CDS encoding MFS transporter, whose protein sequence is MSHLSYRLRQRVLWTQVWGLATVQGAITLSWVIYSLYLVEVLTQLGFSPALATGLLVLENGLAIVMEPLMGSLSDRVQQWLGNRFLLIALGMILAASLFLSIPLVMLGNGEAVRWLVPTAMVAWALSMTVFRSPALSLLGRYALATKLPQAASVLTLVGGITGAMGFLVSDWLLALGPLSAFGIGSAVLLGAAVVLGLCHPARAVVVAPTSRWRDLSLEGLSLVFGAGLGVSLGGRLMIQTFPRALAAQDPTVNASIILGLLFIVLALTAIPAGSLAIRIGNRSAMILGLVGMALLCLTIGGLTSMVLAGIVAIALGALFSLVSNGTLPFALSLVPYDRGGLGTGLYFSGGALALSLFGTLSRLGDSLSPVQGGQLAASAFGFAALCVGGSMWVRK, encoded by the coding sequence ATGAGTCACTTATCCTATCGGTTACGGCAACGGGTGCTATGGACTCAGGTATGGGGATTGGCGACCGTGCAGGGAGCCATCACGCTCAGCTGGGTCATTTATAGCCTATATCTGGTAGAGGTCTTGACTCAACTGGGCTTCAGTCCGGCGTTGGCTACTGGCTTGCTGGTCTTGGAAAATGGCCTGGCCATTGTCATGGAACCCTTGATGGGCAGTCTATCTGACCGAGTGCAGCAATGGCTGGGAAATCGCTTTTTGCTGATAGCCCTGGGCATGATTTTGGCGGCCAGTTTATTTTTGAGTATTCCTCTGGTGATGCTGGGCAATGGGGAGGCAGTACGCTGGCTAGTACCGACTGCAATGGTAGCCTGGGCCTTATCTATGACGGTCTTTCGCAGCCCGGCGTTATCGCTGTTGGGTCGCTATGCCCTGGCCACGAAACTCCCTCAAGCGGCCAGTGTACTGACTCTAGTGGGGGGCATCACTGGAGCCATGGGGTTTCTGGTGAGTGATTGGCTGCTGGCATTGGGGCCCTTGTCAGCCTTTGGCATTGGCTCGGCGGTCTTGCTAGGAGCGGCGGTGGTCTTGGGACTATGTCATCCGGCCCGAGCAGTGGTGGTGGCCCCGACGAGTCGCTGGCGAGATCTATCCCTGGAGGGGTTAAGCTTAGTCTTTGGCGCCGGTTTGGGGGTTTCCTTGGGAGGACGCCTGATGATTCAGACCTTTCCCAGGGCCTTGGCGGCTCAGGATCCTACGGTCAATGCCAGCATCATACTGGGCTTATTATTCATTGTCTTAGCCCTGACGGCGATTCCAGCCGGCAGCCTCGCTATCCGCATCGGCAACCGCTCGGCCATGATCCTGGGATTGGTAGGCATGGCGTTGCTTTGTCTGACGATTGGTGGCCTCACCTCTATGGTATTGGCTGGGATCGTTGCGATCGCATTGGGGGCCCTGTTCAGTCTAGTCTCGAATGGCACCCTACCCTTTGCCCTCTCCCTAGTGCCCTACGACCGTGGCGGGCTAGGCACAGGACTTTACTTTAGTGGCGGTGCGCTAGCTCTGAGCCTATTTGGCACCCTCTCTCGCCTAGGCGATTCCCTGTCACCGGTTCAGGGTGGCCAGTTAGCCGCCTCAGCCTTCGGGTTCGCGGCCCTCTGTGTCGGCGGCAGCATGTGGGTACGGAAGTAG
- the tkt gene encoding transketolase has translation MAVATKTLEELCINSIRFLAIDAVEKAKSGHPGLPMGAAPMAYVLWDKFMRFNPKNPQWFNRDRFVLSAGHGCMLQYALLYLTGYDSVTLDDIKQFRQWGSKTPGHPENFETPGVEVTTGPLGQGIANSVGLAMAEAHLAARFNKPDCTLVDHYTYVILGDGCNMEGVSGEACSLAGHLGLGKLIAFYDDNHISIDGSTDLAFTEDVAKRFEAYGWHVQHVENGNSDLDGITKAIEAAKAVTDKPSFIKVTTTIGYGSPNKANTAGVHGAALGDDEVKATRENLGWTYGAFEVPEDVLSHMRQAVERGTSYQAEWEETLATYRTKYPQEAAQFERMLAGNLPQGWADSLPTLTPADKAMATRKHSQASLNALAPALPELIGGSADLTHSNLTELKNSGDFQKGRYENRNLRFGVREHGMGSICNGIALHNSGLIPYCATFLVFADYMRAAIRLSALSQAGVIYVMTHDSVGLGEDGPTHQPVETLASLRAIPNLTVIRPADGNETSGAYKVAVANRKAPTLMAFSRQTVPNLEGSSVDAVAKGAYVLSDCDGTPDIILIGTGSEVGLCVDAAAQLQANGIQVRVVSMPSWELFEAQDAGYKESVLPTAVTKRLAVEAAASFGWCRYVGSDGDVISVERFGASAPGGTVMEKFGYTVDNVVSRAQALLG, from the coding sequence ATGGCTGTCGCAACCAAAACCTTAGAAGAACTTTGTATCAATTCAATTCGATTCCTGGCGATCGATGCCGTTGAAAAGGCTAAATCAGGTCACCCGGGGCTCCCCATGGGAGCGGCTCCTATGGCCTATGTGCTGTGGGATAAGTTCATGCGGTTCAATCCCAAGAATCCCCAGTGGTTCAACCGCGATCGCTTCGTGCTCTCGGCAGGTCATGGCTGCATGCTGCAGTATGCCTTGCTCTATCTAACCGGTTACGACAGCGTCACCCTCGACGACATTAAACAGTTTCGGCAGTGGGGTTCCAAGACCCCTGGCCACCCAGAAAACTTTGAAACTCCTGGGGTAGAAGTCACCACCGGCCCCCTTGGCCAAGGCATTGCCAACAGCGTGGGGCTGGCCATGGCCGAAGCCCACTTGGCAGCCCGCTTCAACAAGCCTGACTGCACCCTGGTGGATCATTACACCTATGTGATCCTAGGAGATGGTTGCAATATGGAAGGGGTCTCAGGCGAAGCCTGCTCCCTGGCTGGTCACCTAGGCTTAGGTAAACTCATTGCCTTCTACGACGACAACCATATTTCCATCGACGGCTCTACTGATCTTGCCTTCACCGAGGATGTCGCCAAACGGTTCGAGGCCTATGGCTGGCATGTGCAGCATGTGGAAAATGGCAACAGCGACCTAGACGGTATTACCAAAGCTATCGAAGCGGCTAAGGCCGTGACTGACAAACCGTCTTTTATTAAGGTGACAACCACCATCGGCTATGGTTCCCCCAATAAAGCCAACACAGCAGGGGTGCATGGGGCGGCCCTAGGGGACGATGAAGTCAAAGCCACCCGGGAAAATCTAGGCTGGACCTATGGCGCCTTTGAAGTGCCTGAGGATGTGCTCAGCCACATGCGACAAGCCGTTGAGCGGGGAACTAGCTATCAGGCTGAATGGGAAGAAACCCTGGCCACCTATCGCACTAAGTATCCCCAAGAGGCCGCTCAATTCGAGCGCATGCTTGCCGGCAACCTCCCCCAGGGTTGGGCCGATAGCCTCCCGACCTTAACTCCAGCCGACAAGGCAATGGCCACGCGCAAGCATTCCCAGGCCAGCCTCAATGCCCTGGCCCCGGCCCTACCCGAGTTAATCGGCGGGTCGGCTGACTTGACCCACTCTAATCTGACTGAGCTGAAAAACTCGGGGGACTTCCAAAAGGGACGCTATGAGAATCGCAACCTGCGGTTTGGCGTGCGCGAGCATGGCATGGGGTCCATTTGTAATGGCATTGCTTTGCATAATTCAGGGCTGATTCCCTACTGTGCCACCTTCTTGGTGTTTGCCGACTATATGCGGGCAGCCATCCGGCTATCGGCGTTGTCTCAGGCCGGCGTCATCTATGTCATGACCCACGACTCGGTGGGGCTTGGGGAAGATGGCCCTACTCACCAACCAGTGGAGACCTTGGCCTCTCTACGGGCGATTCCTAACCTGACGGTGATTCGACCGGCAGATGGCAACGAGACTTCAGGGGCCTACAAGGTGGCTGTAGCCAACCGCAAGGCGCCCACGTTGATGGCCTTCTCCCGCCAGACAGTGCCGAACCTGGAGGGGTCAAGCGTTGATGCCGTTGCTAAAGGCGCCTATGTCCTGTCTGACTGTGATGGCACCCCAGATATTATCTTGATCGGAACCGGCAGTGAAGTGGGTCTCTGTGTCGATGCGGCAGCTCAGTTGCAGGCTAACGGCATCCAGGTGCGGGTGGTATCGATGCCTTCGTGGGAGCTGTTTGAAGCCCAAGATGCTGGTTATAAGGAGTCTGTCCTGCCGACAGCAGTGACTAAGCGCCTAGCCGTTGAGGCAGCAGCGAGCTTTGGCTGGTGTCGCTATGTAGGCAGTGACGGGGATGTGATCAGCGTGGAGCGGTTTGGGGCCTCTGCTCCTGGCGGTACCGTGATGGAGAAGTTTGGCTACACCGTCGATAACGTCGTTAGCCGAGCTCAGGCCTTGCTAGGATAA
- the trpS gene encoding tryptophan--tRNA ligase, with the protein MGKQRILSGIQPTGTLHLGNYLGAIRNWVDLQQEYEAFLFMADLHAITVPHDPAQLATSTYQVAAMYIACGIDPEQATIFVQSHLPAHAELAWLFNCVTPLNWLERMIQFREKAVKQGENVSIGLLDYPVLQAADILLYEPDLVPVGEDQKQHLELTRDIATRLNFQYGRAEEPILKLPDPLIREAGARVMSLTDGTKKMSKSDPSEQSRIDLTDPPAVISKKLKRAKTDPQRGLWFDDPERPECHNLLSLYMLLSNQTKAAVAAECREMGWGQFKPLLAETAVEALRPIQGRFHELMADRGYLEAILKRGNEKANAIAQQTLTRVKDALGYSRPL; encoded by the coding sequence ATGGGCAAGCAGCGCATTCTCTCCGGCATTCAACCCACGGGCACTCTGCACCTGGGCAACTACCTTGGGGCCATTCGCAACTGGGTAGACCTGCAGCAGGAGTATGAGGCGTTTCTGTTCATGGCCGACCTCCATGCCATTACGGTGCCCCACGACCCGGCTCAACTGGCCACTAGCACCTATCAGGTGGCGGCGATGTACATCGCCTGTGGCATTGACCCAGAGCAGGCTACCATCTTCGTCCAGTCCCACCTGCCAGCCCATGCTGAATTGGCCTGGCTGTTTAACTGCGTCACCCCCCTAAACTGGCTAGAACGAATGATTCAATTCAGAGAGAAGGCCGTGAAGCAAGGGGAAAATGTCAGCATTGGCTTGCTCGACTATCCGGTACTGCAGGCAGCCGATATTTTGCTCTATGAACCGGATTTGGTGCCTGTGGGCGAAGACCAAAAACAGCATCTGGAACTCACCCGAGATATTGCCACCCGCTTGAACTTTCAGTACGGCCGTGCAGAGGAGCCCATCCTGAAGTTGCCGGATCCGCTGATTCGAGAGGCCGGCGCCCGGGTGATGAGTCTCACCGATGGCACTAAGAAGATGTCGAAGTCAGATCCCTCGGAGCAAAGCCGCATCGATCTGACCGACCCGCCGGCGGTGATCAGCAAGAAACTGAAGCGGGCCAAGACCGACCCTCAGCGGGGCTTGTGGTTTGATGACCCAGAGCGACCTGAATGCCACAATCTCCTCAGTCTATACATGTTGCTGTCTAACCAGACTAAAGCGGCTGTGGCTGCCGAATGCCGCGAGATGGGCTGGGGCCAGTTCAAACCCCTGTTGGCCGAGACCGCCGTCGAGGCGCTGCGCCCGATTCAAGGGCGATTCCATGAACTCATGGCTGACCGCGGCTATCTAGAGGCGATATTGAAGCGGGGTAATGAAAAGGCCAATGCGATCGCACAGCAGACCCTGACCAGAGTCAAAGACGCCCTCGGCTATTCTCGACCGCTGTAG
- a CDS encoding DUF429 domain-containing protein: MRFLGIDLGWQSGPSGLCCLQWQGNRLHLVDLQRQGAMAPIHAWVDDCSQGCQTAVIAVDAPTLIPNATGMRLPDRLAHRYFGRYHAGCYPANRGRPFAECLVQFGLALEAQGFRHAPRVGPQPRGRYQLEVFPHPATVHLFRLARILKYKKGPLAQRRSQLARLRHYQLTVLPRLQPGLSLDDTSLPEIPETGAALKAVEDQLDSLTCAYVAAYWWYWGCDRTWVLGDVETGYIVVPAPLLPYPHAAADTEGREPEG; this comes from the coding sequence ATACGGTTTTTGGGTATCGATCTGGGTTGGCAGTCGGGACCCAGCGGTCTGTGTTGCCTGCAATGGCAAGGGAACAGATTGCATTTGGTCGATCTGCAGCGGCAAGGTGCGATGGCACCTATCCACGCCTGGGTTGATGATTGCAGCCAGGGGTGTCAAACCGCTGTCATCGCAGTGGATGCCCCCACCCTGATTCCCAATGCCACTGGCATGCGTCTGCCTGACCGCTTAGCCCATCGCTACTTTGGTCGCTACCATGCCGGTTGCTACCCGGCCAATCGAGGCCGTCCCTTTGCCGAGTGCCTAGTGCAGTTTGGCCTCGCCTTAGAAGCCCAGGGATTTCGCCATGCTCCTAGGGTCGGTCCCCAGCCCCGAGGCCGCTACCAACTGGAGGTCTTTCCCCATCCGGCCACGGTGCACCTGTTTCGCCTGGCCCGCATCCTGAAATATAAGAAGGGACCCTTGGCCCAACGACGGTCCCAGCTAGCGCGGCTGCGGCACTATCAACTGACGGTGCTGCCTCGGCTCCAGCCCGGCCTGAGCCTCGACGACACCAGTTTGCCTGAGATTCCGGAGACTGGCGCTGCCCTAAAAGCCGTCGAGGATCAGCTAGACAGCCTCACTTGCGCCTATGTCGCCGCCTATTGGTGGTATTGGGGGTGCGATCGCACCTGGGTTCTCGGGGACGTTGAGACAGGCTATATCGTGGTCCCCGCGCCCCTACTTCCGTACCCACATGCTGCCGCCGACACAGAGGGCCGCGAACCCGAAGGCTGA
- a CDS encoding mucoidy inhibitor MuiA family protein, with product MDTADRLSIEAPITTVTAYSHQAQVRRQGKLTLSPGQHHGVLAPLPATLDPDSLQVGIHGATAHLQAIELRPVAAVSPQPMELVLSDKIQRLEAQQQQLQTTLAALETQHTFLQQLAKHCARTVADSLAQRQATLDDVQALLTFLQHRLEQLIATTSQQQQQQQQLEQTLQAARQQQAHSESHADQPYGLHLAIQAKDAGEYTVTVTYTVTGVSWSPLYDAHLDTERACLYLSQGVQIQQHSGEDWSQVRLELSTASLPSSQAAAPPAWMLWLNHPSFAHRRSYGDETRRLMGAVPGSELPPDQGTTNGNSEPAPAATPIFRVALEGTHTLPHQQATQVLPGVSYPLDCHLTYQAFPQTQDRAGLTATVIAPRDSLPLLPGPLRRFRDGVYLGTDRLPFMMPGQPLALPYGSAEDLPLQRFLVSRHQVSTPMNRLTLRYRVILTNTHARPVTVTLVEQLPRSQDDQIRVQLQEAEPPTQVSEDSQCRWQVSLAPTMTQTIEYQIMVESPAGIPLRGIDPEAQ from the coding sequence GTGGACACAGCGGATCGGCTTTCCATTGAAGCCCCCATCACAACGGTAACGGCTTACTCACATCAGGCCCAGGTAAGACGCCAGGGAAAACTCACCCTCAGCCCTGGCCAGCATCATGGGGTTCTGGCTCCCTTACCAGCAACCCTAGACCCAGACTCTTTACAAGTAGGTATCCACGGCGCCACGGCTCACCTCCAAGCCATAGAGTTGCGTCCTGTCGCCGCGGTCTCTCCCCAGCCCATGGAGTTGGTCCTAAGCGATAAGATTCAGCGACTAGAAGCCCAGCAGCAACAGCTCCAAACCACCTTGGCTGCCCTAGAGACGCAACATACCTTTCTGCAGCAACTGGCCAAACACTGCGCCCGCACAGTGGCTGACAGCCTAGCTCAACGGCAGGCTACCCTAGACGATGTCCAAGCCCTGCTAACCTTCCTGCAGCACCGCTTAGAACAGCTGATCGCGACCACCAGCCAACAGCAGCAACAGCAGCAGCAGCTGGAACAGACCCTGCAAGCGGCTCGCCAACAGCAAGCTCACTCCGAAAGCCATGCTGATCAACCCTATGGTCTGCACTTGGCTATTCAGGCCAAGGACGCCGGTGAATACACCGTAACCGTGACCTACACGGTTACTGGCGTCAGCTGGTCTCCCCTCTATGACGCCCATCTCGATACCGAAAGGGCCTGTCTCTATCTGAGCCAAGGGGTGCAGATCCAACAGCACAGTGGCGAAGACTGGTCCCAGGTGCGGCTGGAACTCTCGACGGCTTCACTGCCTTCCTCCCAGGCGGCGGCGCCTCCTGCCTGGATGCTGTGGCTCAACCATCCCTCCTTTGCTCACCGCCGCTCCTATGGAGACGAGACCCGACGGCTGATGGGGGCGGTACCGGGAAGCGAACTCCCGCCAGATCAGGGGACAACTAATGGGAACAGCGAGCCGGCCCCCGCGGCCACCCCCATCTTTCGGGTTGCCCTAGAAGGCACCCATACCCTACCCCACCAGCAGGCAACTCAGGTATTACCGGGGGTCAGCTATCCCCTTGACTGCCACCTGACCTATCAGGCCTTTCCCCAGACTCAGGATCGAGCCGGTCTCACTGCTACTGTGATTGCTCCCCGTGATAGTTTGCCCCTGTTGCCTGGCCCCCTGCGACGGTTTCGTGATGGCGTTTATCTAGGCACCGATCGTCTGCCATTTATGATGCCAGGCCAGCCCTTAGCGCTTCCCTATGGTTCTGCCGAGGATCTGCCACTGCAGCGTTTTCTAGTGAGTCGTCATCAGGTGAGTACACCGATGAATCGGCTGACACTGCGCTACCGGGTGATCCTGACCAATACCCATGCCCGACCAGTCACGGTGACTCTGGTGGAGCAATTGCCCCGCAGTCAAGACGATCAGATTCGAGTGCAGTTGCAGGAGGCGGAGCCCCCCACCCAGGTCTCAGAGGACAGTCAATGCCGTTGGCAAGTATCACTTGCCCCCACCATGACCCAGACCATTGAGTATCAAATTATGGTGGAATCTCCGGCCGGTATCCCGCTGCGGGGGATAGATCCAGAAGCGCAGTAA
- a CDS encoding DUF4058 family protein encodes MNLQQPLPTIPIPLNPNDEEVYLDLQGVFGRVYEDARYGIRLNYHQPPPAPALSAQEQEWLKTLLIPDNS; translated from the coding sequence GTGAACCTACAGCAACCCCTGCCTACCATCCCAATTCCTCTCAACCCCAACGACGAGGAGGTCTACTTGGATCTGCAAGGGGTGTTTGGCCGGGTCTACGAAGATGCCCGATATGGCATCCGCCTTAACTATCATCAACCCCCACCTGCGCCAGCATTGTCAGCCCAAGAGCAAGAATGGCTGAAGACGTTACTGATTCCAGATAACTCATAG
- a CDS encoding M48 family metallopeptidase, with translation MAEYPGLSSDAFRHPLDRQAEAALRSVPGFDIVARKFVELLYERPQYVYLMGNAIQVGPRQYSTLYQLFRECVRALDVEPMPSLFVAQNPAVNSYSLGEDRPCLVINTGALELLDEAEVRTVIAHELGHIKCGHTTLNQMAAWAMTTAALVGELTLGIGTMVSSGLVYAFYEWRRMAELSCDRAALLVTDDWRLVMQTMMRVAGGSRKFAHEISLQEFERQAEAYHSLDQDGLNQIYKFLLYNGTPGAMLSHPFPVERLQYLKQWAASEEYAAIKRGNYRRRTTEGAVDVSSSAADSDVERLRRELAELQQELQRLRRP, from the coding sequence ATGGCTGAGTATCCTGGACTCTCTAGTGACGCCTTTCGCCATCCCCTCGACCGCCAGGCTGAAGCCGCCCTGCGCAGTGTGCCCGGATTTGATATCGTCGCCCGCAAATTTGTCGAGCTGTTGTATGAGCGACCCCAGTATGTCTATTTGATGGGCAATGCCATTCAGGTTGGCCCCCGTCAGTATTCGACGCTGTATCAGTTGTTTCGCGAGTGTGTGAGGGCGCTGGATGTGGAGCCAATGCCCAGCCTCTTTGTGGCCCAAAATCCGGCCGTCAATAGCTATTCCCTAGGAGAAGATCGGCCTTGTTTAGTGATTAATACCGGGGCGCTCGAGCTGCTGGATGAGGCAGAAGTACGCACCGTCATTGCCCATGAATTGGGTCATATTAAGTGTGGCCATACCACGCTCAATCAAATGGCCGCTTGGGCCATGACCACTGCTGCCTTGGTGGGAGAGCTCACCTTGGGCATTGGCACCATGGTCAGCAGTGGCCTGGTCTATGCTTTTTATGAGTGGCGACGAATGGCGGAGTTGTCTTGCGATCGCGCCGCCCTGTTAGTCACCGATGACTGGCGCTTGGTGATGCAAACCATGATGAGGGTGGCTGGCGGCAGCCGTAAGTTTGCCCATGAAATTAGCCTGCAGGAGTTTGAACGCCAAGCCGAGGCTTACCATTCACTCGATCAAGATGGCCTCAACCAGATTTACAAGTTTCTCCTGTACAATGGCACCCCTGGCGCCATGTTGAGCCATCCATTTCCGGTGGAACGACTGCAGTATTTGAAGCAGTGGGCAGCCTCAGAGGAGTATGCCGCCATTAAGCGGGGAAATTACCGCCGCCGGACTACGGAGGGCGCGGTGGATGTGTCGTCGTCTGCCGCCGATAGTGATGTGGAACGCTTGCGTCGGGAACTAGCGGAGCTGCAACAGGAACTGCAGCGGTTAAGGCGACCCTAG
- a CDS encoding methylenetetrahydrofolate reductase, protein MVASSTPLSPLGYQFRTAVKAGDFLVTAEVTPPKGGDPQRMVSMARCLRGRVHGVNITDGSRAMLRMASLAAAAILQQAGIESICQMACRDRNRIALQADLMGVHALGIRNLLALTGDPVKAGDHPDAKSVFDLESIRLLRVINQLNQGVDSHGKSLPDGATDLFAGAAVDPQSHSWSGLQRRFNRKLDAGAQFFQSQLITDFERLEKFMDQIAVGCHRPVLAGIFLLKSAKNAEFINRHVPGVQIPEALIQRLAAASDPLQEGMQIAAEQIRIARQLCQGVHIMAVRREDLIPPILDLAGVAPLEPSPSHPNPA, encoded by the coding sequence ATCGTGGCCTCTTCGACCCCCCTGTCTCCCCTGGGATATCAGTTCCGCACCGCCGTCAAGGCGGGTGACTTTTTAGTGACCGCCGAAGTCACTCCCCCCAAGGGCGGTGATCCCCAGCGCATGGTTAGCATGGCTCGCTGTCTACGAGGGCGGGTACATGGGGTCAATATTACCGATGGCAGTCGAGCCATGTTGCGGATGGCCTCCTTGGCCGCCGCCGCCATTTTGCAGCAGGCTGGCATTGAGTCTATTTGCCAGATGGCCTGTCGCGATCGCAACCGCATTGCCCTCCAGGCCGATCTGATGGGCGTCCATGCCCTGGGGATTCGCAATCTCCTAGCCCTCACCGGCGATCCAGTCAAAGCTGGCGACCATCCCGACGCAAAAAGCGTCTTCGATCTAGAGTCCATTCGGCTGCTGCGAGTAATCAACCAGCTGAATCAGGGGGTCGACAGCCATGGCAAATCCCTGCCCGATGGGGCCACCGACCTCTTCGCTGGGGCCGCCGTCGATCCGCAATCCCACAGTTGGTCCGGCCTCCAACGACGATTCAACCGCAAACTAGATGCCGGCGCCCAATTCTTTCAAAGCCAGCTGATCACCGACTTTGAGCGGCTAGAAAAATTTATGGATCAGATTGCTGTAGGGTGTCACCGCCCAGTCCTAGCCGGCATCTTCCTGTTAAAGTCAGCCAAGAATGCCGAGTTCATCAACCGGCACGTGCCGGGAGTTCAGATTCCAGAGGCGTTGATTCAGCGCCTCGCCGCCGCCAGCGATCCTCTCCAGGAAGGCATGCAGATTGCAGCGGAGCAAATCCGAATCGCCCGACAATTATGTCAGGGGGTCCATATAATGGCGGTACGGCGGGAGGACTTGATTCCGCCCATTCTTGATTTAGCTGGGGTGGCTCCCCTAGAGCCATCACCGTCCCATCCTAATCCCGCTTAA